A stretch of DNA from Arctopsyche grandis isolate Sample6627 chromosome 6, ASM5162203v2, whole genome shotgun sequence:
GAATTACTTCATAACCATTTGAATCATAACACGTGAGtggattcatatttatttattttttacatatacatataccaggaaggccttacaggtaaccccaatgcgccttcctggccaattattatacaagtcgctgaattacgagacactgaaaaactcgcaaattaacgagacattttattgtacattaatcaatctcaaatagtgttgacataGTAGGTTGGAAGgatattttagccaattttaccgggaactgtttcaacaatgaaatcagagaaaattgataggaaacgatcgacctggagtcacaaatattcagcagcactacagatatactcagaaaaatacttttcaatcgaggtcagctcatgggatcgaacccggcgaatatggcgaattacattccaactggtcaaaatatgtatgttacaactgaaaatactctTCAACTATAATTTGGTCActtgactagtaaattgagttggaaagtcacatttttgttttgaactcattcttagagttatttttatatacgagtatagtataatatgtaggttGAAGTTTTTCAAGTGGCTGGTGACTGTTCCGTGAACATTTCAAGTGTATCCATCAATCTAATCATTATTGAAAATTGATGGGAATTAAACTACACATAATTTCCACAAAATAACACACAGAGCTGTAAGAGGAGATTGGGTTGAAAATTCGTGGCCCACAGTTTGAATACTGTAACGTAAACCGTTCAATGGCAACAACAATGGATAGCATTGGCGGGGCATCGAAAGGGTATTGTGCTCGAGCGCCAACGTAAACGTTAACGTATTGCAGGCTGCAACGCGTTATTACAAGATAAATAAAGCCGTGAAGCCAATAATAAAGCGCCTCTGATGGTGTTTCCTTCTACGTTTTTCACATAGCTAATGCCAAATTATGCGAACGACGTGATACAAAGAGTCGCCAACGTTTCGCCATTAGAGACGCGTTCAAATTGTGTAGTTTGCCTCGAGAGTGATGTTCGAGTAGAAGTTGAAAGTGGATTTTTccgttatgtacatattttaacttTGTATATGTTAATGTCACCTGCGATTAAGACTTTCACCCGCAAAATACGAATTGTAATCCTCCATACTCATTGTTGAATGGTCCCTTTTGGATGATGGGATAGGACAGAGGAAGGGTGTGGTGGCGATTTAATCTTCTTATAATATAGTTATAACTAGACAcactatccattgttccattgttgtaaatcctttgtaaaaaaggttcggcaaacctttaacaatgcatttacaacctttgaacaatatgcggcaccttctgggtccggtgactagttataacttACAACTATATCATAAGAACATAGAAACATGATAGACCTACAACTTATCTATATTATTGTATAGACTTACAACTAAAGTTTATTACGTTTAAATGTAGATAAAAATTAAGAGGAAAATTTTTGGTTCATTTTTTACAAGCTGGTTTACAAGTTTGGTGCCCACTTTCATTTAAACATTTATGATACATATAACAACTCAATTAATAAATGAGtaactatatttgaaagtggcataagtccatctttctttatttcgagaaatatttcactaagcgttaaatataatgttttgcgtttaacaatattttttgatttttaaatgctttttattattacgaaattatgttaacaatacatcttatatctgttttaattgctactgatctactgatcattttatattttaaaattttaatttaatttggttagtaatcagagtattgtattattctaatgttaatgtacagcataataggaaaaagagcccaaaaacctatttacaattcttataaatgctcataatacatataatacataatattaattaaagactctctaaagtcgacgacctaaagcagattgtgtttaggtaatctattTAACAATATTCGCCACTGAGTGCATTTCATCTAAATAAAATGGAAGTTTTCTGATTTTATGTTAAATGTTGAATTAATTCTTAATGTCGcgaatttattatgatttttaaataaaattaaatatttatgaaaaatatcctTTTTTACTTACCAGTTGGCaactgttccgacttttgtaatgacgtgtggcaaatagtcttattaactgattgtcgattggcattattgacgagttggcattagtgtcggcccaagcggaaatacgcgacggtcgacagagtcagcgagcagacggcgtacggacaacttgtgttccgtacgctccgctgaaccaccacgtgcaaattttacatttcaataaactacatcaaaccattatcgaagtcttttccatgatggtcacttcgaaccggacaccagtaacctaggccacaacaccaaacggacaaaccaataggaaaaaacgtggtcgagaaaaaatggatgtcaattaagaaatcggtatcgttcctttgttactatccatacctttccaatactaataacatgtttgcttctatttcagcaatatattgattgatgtacagaggtacatgaccgcgtgattgacgcagaaaatatataaataaaaacataacctacaaagacgcatgggacacagaggtaatccaaaattatcggaacgatcacataaacatcgtaaaggatattcaagtaagtgaatgtattcaatctcaggcaatctgttcaaaaggcaatcatgtgggtaggtcagtttttaaaatatgttttaaagtataacaattaattaacgcgattgtataaaataatatcgcgctacgaaggaatgtttcatcggtcgcatcgaatttcgtattaaaagtgtaaaatcagatgtagtgtaaaattagcaaagcacgtggggaattatacttgtagccccaaagtggcttaaaccaagtacataccggtatattcatatcggtagatctttgtttcttaatgtgtgtagaaacaccctcccccccccccccttccacgataaatgtggaattatacttgtagccccaaagtggcttaaaccaagtacataccggtatattcatatcggtaaatctttgtttcttaatgtgtgtagaaactttctcccccctcccccttccacaataaatgtggaattatacttgtagccccaaagtggcttaaaccaagtacataccggtatattcatataccggcagatctctttgtttcttaatgtgtgtagaaactttctcccccctcccccttccacaataaatgtggaattacacttgtagccacaaagtggattaaatcaagtacataccggcatatacatacatcggtagatctctttgtttcataatgtgtgatgaaacagtggtgatttaaaataaatcacaagacttgtagccccaaagtggtttaaatcaagcacccaccaatttagggttgttatttcttccaaaatatgttggatagattctggtgataatagttaaagtagaatattaagattcacggtgaatcattgaatattattaccttatctctacgaatagttcaattgacagctatagtagagaataactgtatttatgagacgaaatagtgcaactttctgaaacaaatgtcaagtgctgaaaacgaggaaatagaagcttcgacttcccagtcgcataaaggtcgaaatccaactagggacgtagaacctattagagacaggtcaagctctagaatacatcagactcgaagtcagactcaatcgataaaaacattagcgaaagaaaataaagtagaagttacaatgacgtcaatagaattaaggtattcgggcgcgtttaaaagactacaggagaaaatagacagaatctccgaaataaatgaaggacagtatcaatttattgaaaaagcatacgactatctccaaaaactccattatgagtatttagacaacatcacagatatagagcaggcggatcaaatagacgaagagttctacataatcacaatgacaattcaaaatcttaaagcagcattagagagacaatccattcaagattgtaaactgaaggtagagcaagcaacaattaaatttgctagagataagttaccgacgttaaccattcccacatttcagggagatccatctgaatggcaatcgtttcaacaagcttttaagaatataataggaaacaaaacggaatattcgaatgtcacgaaattgcaatatttgcatcaatccttaatcggtcccgctttggcagctgtatcaggtttagatattagctcagacaattacgaaatagcttggagtattttagacaagcaatataatttaccaagacttaatctcaaaactaggattaattcactttgtgacttaaaattaatcacaagagaatcacatatcgaattgagaaatctattgaatcaggtaacagtgtgtattaaaaacattgaatcgttgggttacgcgagagaaattttagatccatgggtaacatgtttagttctaaggaaattaccttttaatatagtaagagactgggaaatatcgctggttagcagagaaatgccaccatatgaaagtttagagacattcttgcagaatagatgtaatgtattacaatctactgcatctgtaactacggtgaaggaattccctcatagtcgtcaaagaatcatgagaactcatgtcgcgaacaaaaacccatcaagtaaggtaaacgcatgcgcattctgtcgaaataatcatttcataggcaaatgtgataaattcaaagcaaaatccagtatggaaagaaatgaattcgttaaatctaataacatgtgttttaaatgtttaaattcatcgcataagataacaaattgcaagtctaactataattgcttaaggtgcaaacaaaaccatcacactttgttgcatcaggacgatacatttagttccaataatacgggaaggaagtcaattaatgctcattctactcatttctctcaaagggagataattttaccgacggtacaagtagacattataacgtccaatggaacggtcgttaagggtcgcacattattagattccggctcacaagtcaactatgttaccacatctttcgctaagaagaataacttcaaattagagaaaatctctcaaaaaattgtaggtatcgctaatcaagaaagtagcattcgtcacatcaccaaggtgaccataaggtcttcaaccactaagtactcaaccaaagtgttgtgtttggtattaccagaaattactggcgaaattccaactgtgaaactggatcaacagttaatttcaataccagcgggaatcaagttatcagatcccctttggaataaaccgacgccaatcgatttattgctcggcgccgagatttgcgttcatgctatgaaagcaggaaccatccagttaggaaaaggtatgcctatcttaaaggataccgaattcggatggacaatagttggtccatatcccgaggtaaataatgctccagggaagagccacataggcttaagtcaattagacagtcacattcaaaacttttggatgatagaccaggttcctattgtaaaacatcaatctcttgaggagaaaagatgtgaggaacatttccaagcacacacatcacgagataaaaacggtagattttgtgtagctttaccatataaaaattccccggtagtattaggaagttcattgcacattgcggagaaaagacacaaaactttggaaagacgttttttagccaataataatttaaaaatggaatacaataaagttttagaagagtatataaattcaggacatatgtcagagtgtgaacctccggaggcacatgaggttcattgttattcacctcatcacgtcgtagttaaggagtctagccttaccactaaatatcgtgtagtttttgatgcgtccgcaaagacaacgtccaatatctcactaaataatattttgatggtgggacctagtgtccaatcagattggttaaatttatttttattaaaacttattgaactcattcctcagacaatcttcaaaaaatggaaggattgtcaattatccaatacagtcatgaaactttataaaattcctagattgataatactaaataatgccattaatatacaggcacacggattttgtgacgcatccgagaaagcttatggtgcttgtatttatgtaaaatgtactgatcaattgggaaattccaaatgtcatcttgtgtgttctcgttcgagagtcgctccgctcagttttgtaactattccgcgtttagagctgtgctccgctatgttattatcaaagttaatgaagtcaacaatagaccaattaacaattcatattaatgaaaaatattattggacggattcaaccgtcgcattgcattggattagaggagaatcatgtaaatggaccaccttcgttgccaatcgagtggccgaaatccaatcaatatctcaacccattgagtggtaccatgtctcctctacagacaatccagcagatttaatttctcgagggactcaaccatcagaattaaatcataattcgttatggtgggacggccctagttggttgaaattagacgaatcacgatggcctcgaagacctcctgagatcacaatagatcttccagagagaagggtagtcactaacgctacccttgtgagggaaaataattggatagataaatattctcatcttccaagactccttcgagttttatcatatgttcgtcggccactaaggaataaacaattaaacgttaaagaaaataacgaaccgtccgctttagaattaaaagatgctttaaataatttgataaggttatcgcaaatggaatcatttccattggaatatcgtttgctgagcaagggacatccaattcccagtagcagtaaattagctaaattgtcccctctattccacgagaatttaatttgtgttggaagtagacttcctctgggaacaactctatcaacgtcacccattatcttgtcaaataagcataaacttacacacatgattgtccgagatgcgcacttgaaatatattcacttgggtactcaagccttactgtcgttattgcggcagacctattggccattggccggacataatactgtcaaaggagtggtgcgttcatgtgtcatttgtttcagaaataaaccactgtcacacaatagattaatgggattactcccgcttgaacgtaccactgcgaattttcctttcagtcatgtggggatagatttcgcaggaccttttcctgtgaagagtggttgcaataagaattctaagataattaagggttacgtttgtgtctttgtgtgtttttccagtaaggcagttcacttggaacttgtcggagacttaacgagttcaaatttcttaaattgtttaagaagattcgtagccagacgtggcaggcccaatacgatatattccgacaatgctactaattttgtcggtgcaagtcgtgaactcgttaatttagtaaaattaatttacgaacgtcctcatgaggagaagctactacggtatgtagcctccgaagggattcgttggaagtttaacccgccaagggcgcctcacatgggagggctgtgggaagcagcggttaaatccatgaagattcatttaaacaaggtgttaaaggccaccaccttaaatttcgaatcattttgtacggtattgactcaaatagaagcttgcatgaattcccgtcctcttagtcccttgtcttcggatccactagaccttttacccctcacacctggacatttcttaattggcagatccttactcgctcttccaatggagttacgacacaaatggaagaaggactcgagcaacaatctgagtgtgggtcaaatggtcctgttaaaggaggaacacatgctgccaacccgatgggtcttgggtcgagtcactaaattgtatcccggaccagatggcagagttcgagtcgtcgacgtctttactgccagcggagagtttcgtcggtccagtcatctagtggcgccattgccgattctaccacaaggaccacttgacaggaaggaagatcagcaagagggaggagaaacagcagcttcaattccgtcaacttcggtagcttagtttaacccgaagacactacccccaactcatattatttattagatgtaatcatgagtttaaatcattcaatgttaatagtagtactccgtaattcactttaattgtgttgtgtgtataatttaagctattttcattttaacattcggcagtatatatctccgaatttaatctaatcattttgtctttataatataagacttgtctcatgtcatcactcggaaggattatatccgagtttaaaataaactgttcaaatttgacagttaaaattagattcatgatttgttaatgttagtctccaagccacacttaatggagcatcttaaattatttcatgtctacttaattataacctgccgggagtcatccgcaggtcttatgtttcttgttatgaaaacataagttaacttttactgtttatagtatttatgtgaatcgtagaataagtaaatattataatactgaacatttcgatgtttaacgtagagacatctataatcatagttcgccttcatttcctgcttgtaggaatgaatgaatgactttccaatttacttttaatttagcaatgtttgtgctacttgttgatgaaatcaagttaacttaggagcattacactcactaatcaagtttagttgatcggtaatagctgatctgtcttgacaactgtaacagtgtcaacattgtattgtctaagttaacatcaagatgaggaatgcttaagttttaaaccatatacagtccactctctcttctttaaagtaaacttatcttgtaatgcttattcacagcttcaaaggagatttcaaaaactttaatgtaaatagaaacaacattcaccagaggtatacctataagttgaaatattactgaaccaataaattgattttatcctcacactggatgaggcaaaggtttcattattcaccctctatttaattattttaagagctatgatttattgtaaacgactcgtcagtaatgctgtaactctgtagaataactatattgttcaacagttttcctatgtgggactatgttccgacttttgtaatgacgtgtggcaaacagtcttattaactgattgtcgattggcattattgacgagttggcattagtgtcggcccaagcggaaatacgcgacggtcgacagagtcagcgagcagacggcgtacggacaacttgtgttccgtacgctccgctgaaccaccacgtgcaaattttacatttcaataaactacatcaaaccattatcgaagtcttttcc
This window harbors:
- the LOC143912908 gene encoding uncharacterized protein LOC143912908; translation: MELRHKWKKDSSNNLSVGQMVLLKEEHMLPTRWVLGRVTKLYPGPDGRVRVVDVFTASGEFRRSSHLVAPLPILPQGPLDRKEDQQEGGETAASIPSTSVA